In Rhinatrema bivittatum chromosome 1, aRhiBiv1.1, whole genome shotgun sequence, a single genomic region encodes these proteins:
- the LOC115081376 gene encoding olfactory receptor 5V1-like: MRKENQTQVTEFLILGFSNLPHLQLILFNVFLLVYVVTLLGNMMVIIILQLKPVLHTPMYFFLRNLSFLEACFSSVTLPKMLVNLLAEDKTISFRGCATQMYFLVFLGTTECLLLAVMAYDRYVAICYPLRYAILMNQGLCRQLATGCWVSGILVSLGQTSFIFSLPFCGSNILNHFFCDVPPILKLACGNTFFNEVALFAVCVFILLIPFLLTLLSYSGIINTVLHMHSAEGRRKAFSTCASHLTSVTLFYGTASFMYLRPKSSYSLDTDRLLALFYSVVTPMLNPIIYTLRNKEVKGALIKALTKKN; encoded by the coding sequence ATGAGGAAAGAGAATCAAACACAGGTAACAGAATTTCTGATTCTGGGTTTCTCCAATCTGCCCCACCTGCAACTTATTCTCTTCAATGTCTTCCTACTTGTCTACGTGGTCACTCTTCTGGGGAACATGATGGTGATCATTATATTACAGTTGAAGCCTGTTCTACATACTCCCATGTACTTCTTTCTCCGAAACCTCTCCTTCCTCGAGGCCTGCTTCTCCTCTGTCACCCTCCCCAAGATGCTGGTGAACCTCTTGGCAGAAGACAAAACCATCTCCTTCCGAGGCTGTGCCACCCAAATGTACTTCTTGGTGTTCCTGGGAACCACAGAGTGCTTACTGCTTGCCGTTATGGCCTATGACCGCTATGTTGCCATCTGTTACCCCTTGCGTTATGCTATCCTAATGAATCAGGGACTTTGCCGCCAGCTTGCTACAGGGTGTTGGGTCAGTGGGATCCTGGTCTCCTTGGGCCagacctccttcattttcagtctaCCATTCTGTGGCTCTAACATCCTCAACCATTTCTTCTGCGATGTCCCTCCCATACTGAAACTGGCCTGTGGGAACACCTTTTTTAATGAAGTTGCCCTGTTTGCAGTGTGTGTTTTCATTCTGCTCATCCCCTTCCTTCTGACACTCCTGTCTTATTCTGGAATCATTAACACCGTTCTGCATATGCACTCAGCAGAAGGTAGGAGAAAGGCCTTTTCCACCTGTGCTTCCCACCTTACCTCAGTAACTCTCTTCTATGGTACGGCTTCATTCATGTATCTGCGCCCCAAGTCTAGCTACTCCCTGGACACAGACCGACTGCTGGCTCTGTTCTACAGTGTGGTCACCCCAATGCTAAACCCCATTATTTATACCCTGAGAAACAaggaggttaaaggggcactgaTAAAGGCACTCACAAAGAAGAACTAG